AATATAATTTTCTTTGTTTTCTCTTGCGTTTTGAGAAGAAACTGGATGGAGAAGATGCGAGGCTTGCAGATTACTTTGACGTGATTGCCGGGACAAGCACTGGGGGTCTTGTGACTGCCATGTTAACTGCACCAAACGAAGAAAATCGGCCCCTCTTCGCTGCAAAGGACATCAAGGACTTTTACATGAAACATTCCCCCAAGATTTTCCCACAATGCGGGTCAGTAATCATATCACGTTATTTTGGGTAACCTTGGACACACTTGAAAGTTTGAAGGATCTATTTCCTGAAATGATCAGTTTTCTCTCATTTCTTTCTTCTTGGAATTCTTAGAGGACTATTAGGCCAAGCAGCAAAGATACTGCGAGCTATATCGGGGCCCCGGTATAATGGCAAGTACCTTCATGAGCTTGTCCGGAGAAAACTAGGGAATATCAAGCTTCATCAGACATTGACCAATGTGGTCATCCCAACATTCGATATCAAGCGGCTCCAGCCAACCATATTCTCCTCCTAtgaggtctctctctctctctcgctcgcaCGTTTTTGACACCGAAAAACTTCTCCATGAACATTGTAAGCTAATTTCTTTTTGCTCGCACGTTTTTGACACCGAAAAACTTCTCCATGAACATCGTaagctaatttttttcaaaggaaATGTGGACAGTTCTATCGTCGTGGTGAATAGGAGCGTACGGTTCTCCCTTTTTTTCCTTCTATGACTCTCCTTTATCATCTCTAGTTGtggaaataaaaatttagataaaacatcaaaatttttaaatgaaagggagattttaaattaaataagtcaattataattcttatttttaaatattttaaaaaatatatgtaagagCATTTGCTAGCATGTGTTTAGTCATATTGTTGACAAACAGACAGAAGAATAATAGAAAAGAGAGTGAAGACGAAGATTTCAGAGGAAGAATGATACTTCTCTAGGACCAAACGGgctctttttattaattttcatgggctcaatttagaaattatacaaatatattttcctctaattagacgattgcattcctaatcagagggattcaatttaggaattatacaaatatattttcctctaattagacgattgcattcctaatcagagggattcaatttaggaattatacaaacatattttcctctaattagatgattgcattcctaatcagagggatctacagctcatttcaacactccccctcaagatgggttatagatatcataaagacccatcttgtcacgaataaataaaaaagaaggcACACTAAGACCTTTGGTCAAAATGTCTGCTAGTTGACTAGCAGATCGCACATAAGGCATACAAATGATTCTGGCATCAAGCTTTTCCTTGATAAAACGTCGATCGATCTCGATGTGCTTCGTCCGATCATGCTGTActggattattagcaatattgattGCTGCCTTGTTGTCACAATATAGCATAAGGGGCGATGACTGATAAAGGCCTAGATCCAATAACAAGATCCGCAACCATAAAATTTCGCACACGCCATGTGCCATAGCTCGATACTCTGCTTCAGCAGTAGATCGAGCAACTACATTCTGTTTCTTGCTTCGTCAAGTGACTAGATTACCTCCAACAAAAGTACAGTAACCTGAGGTAGAACGACGGTCATAAAGTGATCCAGCCCAATCAGCATCTGTATAACACTCCACCCGTAGATTGCCATGATTAGAATAAAGTAAACCACGACCAGGACAGCTTTTGAGGTAACGAAGTATCCGTGTCACAGCATCTATATGAACTGAACGTGGATCATGCATAAACTGACTTACCACACTAACAGCGAATGCAATATCAGGCCGTGTATGAGATAGATAAATCAAACATCCTACCAATCGTTGATAACATTCTCGATCAATAGGGACACCGGTATCAGCTACTAGTCGATGATTTTGTTCAATAGGAGTAGCAATAGGTCGACATCCCAACATACCGACTTCTGTAAGaagatctagaatatattttctttgggagagaaaaattttttttgaagaacgaGCAACTTCTATCCCAAGAAAATATCGAAGATGTCCAAGATCCTTCACCTCAAATGCCTATGCCAGCTGAGCCTTCAAATGAGCTATCTCCTCAGAATCATCTCCTGTGaccacaatatcatcaacatagacaatCAAAACAGCAATCTTACCCTTGTTGTGCCGAAAGAAGAGTGTGTGATCTGCATTGCTCTGTTTATACCCCATCAGAATGATTGCTTGCCGGAAGCGATCGAACCAAGCACGAGGTGACTGCTTTAAACCATAAAGAGATCGTCGTAACTGGCATACTTTGCCCACTGTTTGAGCAGTAGAAAATCCTGGAGGAACATCCATATATACTTCCTcctgaagttctccatgaagaaaagcATTCTTTACATCGAGCTGGAATAGATCCCATCCGaaattagcagcacatgatataaggGTTCTAATAGAGTTTATTtttgcaacaggtgcaaaagtttcatcatagtcgatGCCATAAGTCTGTGTATATCCTTTTGCTACCAAACGAGCTTTGTACCGTTCAACAGTACCCTCAGGTGTCTGTTTAACTGTAAAAATCCATTTGCATCCCACAGTTTGTTTACcagctggcaaaggtacaagttttcatgtattatttttttctagtgtTTGCATTTCTTCAAGCATGGCGGCTTTTCACTTGGAGTTTTCCTTAGCAACCTTCCAATTCTCGGGTATGGAGACAGAGGACAAAGAAGCTATAAAACTCtgataagatggagagagagactcaTAGGATACAAAGTTAGTGATGTCATGTTTGTACCCTACTCCATCCTTAAGTCGAGTAGGAATACCAGCATGACGAGTAGATTTTCGTAAAGCAATAGGAACATTTAGATCATCATTATCTAATGTAAAATGGATGGGAGATACAGGAGAATTACCATTGGTCGTAGAAGATGAAACCGTTGGGACAGGAGAGGAAGACCTGGAGACTGGAGAATGCGTAATAGACTCTGAGAGAGGAGATGAATCAGATAAAACAAGCTGTAGGAGAGTCACACAGAAGATATATAGAATGGTTCAGACTCCCGAAATGTTACATCAATGCTGATAAATATCTTCCGCTCAGTCGGACATCAACATTTGTATCCTTTTTGAGTAACTGAATATCCTACAAAAATACACTTGAGGGCACGAGCGTCAAGCTTGCCAACCGAAGGTCGATGATCCCAAACAAAACAAACACAACCAAATACCTTGGAGAGAATTATAAAAGAATTAGTTCCTTGCAGGCATTCAAGAGGAGTCTTGTAGTCCAAAGTTCGAAGTGGCATTCGATTAATCAGATATGCTGCAGTTAACACTGCTTCTCCCCATAAGAACTTAGGAACATTCATAGAAAACATCAAACATCTTGTCACTTCAAGAAGGTGTCTATTCTTTCTTTCGGCAACTCTATTTTGAGCCGGTGTGTCCACACATGTCGTTTGATGTATAATTCCATTATTATGTATATACTCCTCAAATTCTTTATTAAGATATTCTGTCTCATTGTCAGAGCGAAAAATCTTAAGAGTTGCTCCATATTGAGTACCAATCATTTTATGAAAATCTCTAAATGACTGAAAtacttcattcttatttttcaatagataaacCCAAATGCAAtgactaaaacaatcaataaaagtGACGAACCACCGATGACCAGAAATAGCAGTGGTCCCACAGggtccccatacatcagaatGAACTACCTCAAACATTGCTTTACTACGTCGGCCTGAGTTTGGATAAGTACTTCTAGTATGTTTAGCTAGTTCACAGGCATCACATACGAGCTTCTCTTTATATGTTTCAAAAACAGTTGGAAATATACGAGCTAAGAGAGTAAATGAAAGATGACCAAGCTTGCGGTGTTGGAGCAACAGATCTTCCTTTTGTGAAGATGAAACAGTCAAACTGGTTTCTGAGTAGCCTTCAGACACTCCTCCCTCCAAATAGTAAAACCCATTACGCATTATGCCAGTCACAAGTTTCCTCCCTGTCTTTGGTTCCTGAAAGACACAATGTGTTTTGAAAAAAGTTACGGCACAATCAAGATCATTTGTAATAGCACTAATGGATAGGAGATTTATAGAAAATCTTGGAACATGTAGAACAGATGATAAGGATAATTCAGAAGTGCATTTGATAGATCCTTTTCCAGAAATAGGGGTAAAGGAGCCATCAGCAAGATGAACTTTATCACGACCAGAACATGGAATATAAGACACAAAATCTCTAAAGGATCTAGTCATATGATTGGATGCTCCAGAATCAACAACCCATGAAGAAAAATTACTACAGTTAAGAGCATGAATTTGATCACTGATACCTATTTGGGCAAAATTATCCTGAGAACTGGCTGGTTGATTAGAAAAATCTTCTGTGGAAGTGCTGCTTTCAGAAATATTTAcaccagatctgaattttttcaaaagttgCATTTCTTCAACTGATAAATCTCCCATAGAAGAAAAATGAGCCTGATTATACTGACCTCGGTCTCTACCAAAACGACCACCTCCACGACCACAGCCTCTATTTGGACGACCATGTAGCTCATAGCAGTAAGCTTTGATGTGGCCCGGCTTATGACAGTGGTCACAAATTTTAACCCCACGAGGTCGAGGCTGAGTTTCTTGAGCAGAATTAGGAGAAGAGCTTCCAAGAGTATTAGGCTGTACCACAAGTACAGATCGTATAACTGTGTTCGTAGAAGAAGATATAGTGGTTAAtcgagtttcttcactaagaaccaAAGAAATAGTTTCATCAAGAGTTGGCCACTTCTGTGTACTAAGAATAA
This genomic window from Elaeis guineensis isolate ETL-2024a chromosome 13, EG11, whole genome shotgun sequence contains:
- the LOC140853281 gene encoding uncharacterized protein, whose product is MEDLEKLMVRMMESRISDSEFSKITLETNPVKLDGPGTYLSWTRHVRLILDSHNLEGFISGTAKRPEGDGIAVRQWNSNNSRVVAWLFASMVPSIAHTVEALTNAYELWQAVAITYSYKGNNMHAHKIQRELRGLNQGSRSVTEYVGELKKLWNDFDFYCPFTPTHPGDVDVFRKWIEQQRLVDFLDGLNPEFEYRRSFILSTQKWPTLDETISLVLSEETRLTTISSSTNTVIRSVLVVQPNTLGSSSPNSAQETQPRPRGVKICDHCHKPGHIKAYCYELHGRPNRGCGRGGGRFGRDRGQYNQAHFSSMGDLSVEEMQLLKKFRSGVNISESSTSTEDFSNQPASSQDNFAQIGISDQIHALNCSNFSSWVVDSGASNHMTRSFRDFVSYIPCSGRDKVHLADGSFTPISGKGSIKCTSELSLSSVLHVPRFSINLLSISAITNDLDCAVTFFKTHCVFQEPKTGRKLVTGIMRNGFYYLEGGVSEGYSETSLTVSSSQKEDLLLQHRKLGHLSFTLLARIFPTVFETYKEKLVCDACELAKHTRSTYPNSGRRSKAMFELVLSDSSPLSESITHSPVSRSSSPVPTVSSSTTNGNSPVSPIHFTLDNDDLNVPIALRKSTRHAVKQTPEGTVERYKARLVAKGYTQTYGIDYDETFAPVAKINSIRTLISCAANFGWDLFQLDVKNAFLHGELQEEVYMDVPPGFSTAQTVGKVCQLRRSLYGLKQSPRAWFDRFRQAIILMGYKQSNADHTLFFRHNKGKIAVLIVYVDDIVVTGDDSEEIAHLKAQLA